The genome window GACTCTGACATCAGtatggcagtcagaccgccacttgTCTCAGTCAGACCACGAGCTTGGAACAGAGTACCAAAACTCTCTATTtcttggcggtcagactagTCATGCCCGGTGTTCAGACTACCAGACGTAGCAGAGAGTCTGAACCTCTCTATTCCTTGGTGGCCAGACTGGCCATGCCCGACGATCAGATCGCCACACCTGGAACCTGAAAGAATCTACCTTGTCtatacaacggtcagaccggccactactagcggtcagaccgccacgaCACAGAACACacaaaagttgtttttcttcggttcttctcaaactaaattcCTCATTCTAGATGAAATGTAAGTTTAAGCTATTGTGACACGTTTGAGATCTCAAGTAAAGCACATtaatccctctttatagtatgtcacttatcctatcaattcggtaatttctcttctctaatcacttTTGATCGACAAAAGTAAATgcctatattttatacctttacCTTGAACTAGCCATTTGTATATCTTCCACATATACTTCTTCTAGCTTCGCAACATCATTGAGACTAACCTTCGCAGCATCAGTTAATTAAACATACTAGTTCACAAATAtcatattatcattaattacaaaTCTCGAATTAGAGGCTGAGATGCTTCACTGATGCTGGCTTATCGTCTGATACTCATAACGCTGGATAATAAACCCGTTATATTTTCCTAACTGGTAGTACAATGAGTTTTGTTTtgaaataatattgttttattggaaaatttcaaaaataatagccaAAATCCAATATCTGCAGATATAGGTACATATCGACACACGAAGTGCTGAAGGTACATGTTGACACGCGGAGTGCTGAAGGTACATGTCGGCACGCGGAGTGCCGACTAGGGATCCGCTAGCACTCCATGTACCGACATCCTACATGGTAGTGGGCTCAGTGGCCTGTCGGCACTCCGCGTGCCTACAGGTCTTGTGTCCCACAAacgatattaaaaaaattcataaccttTTATATAATCTCAAATGGAGATTATCTTTATATTGAATTTGTACCTATCGATGAGTTCTATATCTTTGCAGTTTAACACTTCTTCATTTGAGcccatttaaatgcccaaaaaGTGGCTAGAAGTTTCAGATCTAGTTTTTCGATCTAAAATTGGTAATCACTTTTTAGACATCTAAATGGATTCAAATGTAAAAGAGTTCAACTATATCATACAACTATGATGTCGGCACATGGAGTGCTAATAGGTAcctatttatgaaaatattgaATCTCGTTtattatatttaaaattttccaaaaatttaaaaaagatTCGTAGTACAACTTTATCATACAAGTAATCAAAAGCAAACTCTAGTTGCTACTTCCACTGATCATTataaaataattacattatatGAACCATCACATGAGTATATTGCTTCGCAGAATAATCATATTATATGATCATGTGATATAGATTCATCAGAGTATTCTACTATTATCTATCAAGTTAGGACAACTCCAGCAGAGCCCTCAAAACCGAGCAGTATCCCTGTGCTCGTACTTTTTGCTGATCCATCCGCCCGCATCTCGCTCCAGCGGAGTTGATTTCAAGTGCTACAGTGATGCGGGAGCTCAGGGCTGTAGCGCTCGTGATGGCAAATTTGCGGGAGCTCAGGACGGGCCACATTACTGTAGCAAGAGAATGACTGCGGGCCCGAAGGaaggaggagagtaatggaaAGTGGGAAATAGGATAGCTGCTGAAGATGGAAAAAATAAGgagtactgtaatagtgttaggggatgctgtaatagtgttatagaggaCGGATTTTTAAAGTATTTGCTGAAGATGGCCTTAATACTATTTGTTTTGCttaaatatatacatgttaTATAAAGTGTAATATTGCAAAGCATATTGCCACAATATTTTTGCTAACAAAGTTATGTAATAATCTATcagatttattcacaaaatcCTTACCAACGTACATATTCTAGAAATACTTTCGTGGAATTGGTATGGAACGACTCCGAGTATTGCAAAGTTCTAGGGGAGTAAACTCCTAGATTATAAACTATTCATAATCATCAGATCATACATATTATACTCTTTTTCCGTTATGATTTTTATTCTCAAGTTTTCTTATATAAGGTTTCTAATGAGGCAATATTAATGTAAGCATATATTCCATATCATTTTCTCATATAAGACATTCTAAAGGGATTTTTAATGGCATATTACAATCACtattcttcttatattttttccACAGAGCTTTTAGAAAAGTTCTTCATTGATCATTATACATATGATGAAATTGATGAAGGAAGAGTGTTGAGGATTAATCTTTATTCACCTAACAGCCAATGGCGGTTGTGTATTTGTGTCCGTTGTGAGAGGATGTGTCTCTCCATCGGCATCCTTTCAACCTGTATATAAACAACAACGATCAATGAATATTACAATGACTTCTCTATTCGATTATCTCTTCTCGTTTACAACACTAAGAGAAGTCAATGGAGAGCTTGGGAGAACCAAATAAGCTTTCTACCTCGGATCGACCTCGTGGCCCGTGGCTACTGCATGCACGTACGCACTGACGATGGTCGTGAGCAAAATGATAGCGACGTATTGTCATAATCATAGTCAAATGGTTCCTTCCGTGGTCCTTGACTTGTTAAGGACTTGCTAATGACTTGTCAAGTACTCCTTTTGATTCCTAAGGTCCTGTTTGGTTCTAGAAATTGAGCCTAGATTTGCGAAGTTGAATTGGGTCCAATTTATTTTAAGTGTCTGGTTTTTAAGTTGAGCTGGAATTAAATTAAAAGCTCGTTCGTTTCCGCCTGAAGGAGTCTAACTAAAACCGGCAGCCCATGATTCTGAGAGGTAAGCTTCTGAATCCATCGACCCCATTCTGAATCGGTTgactcgtcttcctcctcagtgTACTCCTCGTGCTCCGCCCGCccgctgccgccaccgccagtaGCAGCTCCAGCCATGAGATCAGCAGCAGCCATCTCAGCCATGAGAACCCGCTTAGAtccacctctccctcctcttcttcctcatgaCCGGTGACCATGGCCTCCTCCCCTTCTTATTCCTCTTGGTTCGTTTCATCCCCTTGGTGACAATAAGTTGTCAAGTCGCATGGTTGGGAGTTGGTTTCCATGTTGTGATTTCTTTGACAACCGAATACAAACATTGGAATAAGAGAGCAATACAATTCTCCTTTGGATTTGAACTGAAGGCCCAATTCAATTCATCTAAGCCAATACTGAGAACCAAATGGACACTAATATAAGTCTTGTTCGATTGATCCTATGTCAAACATTTTtaattttgaccatcaatattttaaaaacataaatatcGACAACATAAAATTAATGTTACTAAGACAAAACATAACTCTCTTTTATTACCAGTGGAGGAGTCGGTTCAAGCTTTAGACGTAAAGCTACTGCCATGCAGTAAACTGCACTTCAGGACCTCAGGTACTGCACGCATGCATGTCGTTGTGCCACACACTCGAATTGTTGAAGATCAGTGTACATTTTTTAGCTGGAGATCAAATTTGGTTAGTACTTCGCGTGATGGTCTCACCTAGCCCCCACTCGGACTGTGCCACGGGAATTACAGTTTTCCTTTGCAGCCCCTGAACTTGCACTTTACTTCCTCAGGCCCTTCAACTTGCGCGATCGGCTAGGTGAGACAACCACACAAGTTGAAAGGGTTAGGTGAGACAAGCATACAAATACAAGTTCAAGTGACCATAAGTAAATTGCAAGTTTAGGGGCTGAGGTTAGACAACTGCATACGCTGGAGTTGAGAAAGTAAACTGCAAGTTCAAGTGGGTAGGTGAGAAAGCCGCACAAGTTTATGAGCCTACAGTGCAATTTTCTTTTAAAGATTGATGAGGGTTTCCCACTGCATCTGAGTTTTTTCCCCCTTTAACTGTAGTATCATATTAAGCGGAGGGTAATGTTAAGTATCGCTGtttatattagtgctaacaagatatttaattatatttaaacaTATGTAGTCTTTATGTGTATtggaaattataatttttatgtaggtgATTAATACTCTTTTTTCTCAAGCATCTAGCATTATTCATACCCTTATACTTCTCTCAGTCGGCAATGCAACTACCATGATTTCCCATCAGAATCTAGCTAAACATCAAATTTTGTAGAACAATTCCTTCGTCTCAAACAGGCATCTTCACATGAttaagttattttctttttatagatagggggggggggggattcgcATGAATCAGATGGCACTATGGCCACCAGTCTTAAGATCTAGGCCATACGGGCTGCCAAGATTCGAGCTTGGAGATATAAAAggcaagttttttttaatattttctaaaaaaattataaaaatagatatctATCGTCCTCTCATATGGCGAGAGATACTTACCGCCATTTGAGAGGGGTAAACAGTCCGCCCATACCACTGTGGCAGCACTAgcccttaccaccctctgatGCCCTTACAACCACCTCAAAGAACGGTTAGCCATGTGTTAATATTACATGCATGAATAGTACTCGAGGCTCCAGTTTCCCTTCCAAATTCTTTGTTCAAAACAATATCTTATGTTGATCCAAAAATCCTTAAACTTTTTGTACATATTTTATAATTCATGTAAAACCCATTTAAATTTGACTCACCCAAAAAGcgtgtgtagaatttaaactaaaattctctaaaaacatctatttttataacttctaatgaTTATTAGGacctaaaataaattttcaaaaatctggtaaaattctctaatattcttcttatgtgatggaataatttctaaaattattttcacccctaggttatatggtaaaaaagtgagtacctttgtaatgctctatttatatgcatttttatcatttcatgtgatattcttcttttaattcaatttgaattcaaacaaataaaaaattcaattgaattaaaacaaattgAATTTTGTATATTagtgaattttgtttgaatccaaattgaattttttatatgtttgaattcaaattgaattaaaagaagaatatcatatgaaataataaaaatacaaataaatagagcattgcaaaggaactcactttttcaccatataacctataactataaataattttagaaattattccatcacataagaagaatattagtgaattttctcggttttttggaaatttatttaagaccctaataattattaaaagttaatataatttattttaaattctacacagaatttttaggtgaatctaattaaaatgagttgcatatgaattatgaaatatatacaaatttttttaaattttttaaagtaaCAGAAGATACTGTTTTATACAGAGAAGATGGAAAGGGAAATGAAGCCTATAGTACTTGTGTCTAGTACTGTTCACATACGGCTAACCACTCGGCTGTAAAGGGTAGTAAGGGCCCGTGCTGCCAGTGTGGCATGGTTAGACTGTTTACTACTTTTTAGGGGTGGTAAGTGCCTACTCGCCTTATAAGAGAACGATATGtgcctatttttataaaattatttatatttaaaagtatataaataaaaaagctccTAAAAGGCGACCCGGACTGCGAGTTTCAACTTGAACAATGTTTACGGGGCAGGGCCAGGCCcggcccgggggggggggggggggcgagcggGGCAGCCGCCCCGGGCCCCCAAATCCCACGGGCCCAATCCGGCAATCCTAGGTTTTGTATTCTCTGTGCGGCTTGCGTGTACGTGTTGGACTGTTGTCGTATCCCGTATGCCGCAGCTGCCGCTGCGCGCCTAACGCGCCGACGCGCGACGTCCTGAGATGGACGGTGAGAGCGAGACGGCGAGGCCGGAGACCCCGACTCCCCGAGACCCGAGTGGCCGCACGCCTGGCCGCCTGCGCGAGCCTGTCTGCTGCAGTGCTGCCTGCCGCCTGGCGGCCTGCGATGCGCCGTGCGGCACGCGCCCGGCGCCCACGCCGACGCCCGAGTGCCGACTGCCAAGTCGACGTGCTGCACTGCTGCCTGTCTCTGTCTGTCTGCCGTctgccggtgccggtgccggtCTGCGACGCACACGCACGGGCGGCACGGCGCACCGAGCCGACGAGGTGCCGACGCTAGACGCAGACGCCCAGAGCGGCAGAGCCCCAGACGGCCAGACCACCAGACGCCACTGTATTGTACAATCAGTCAATCACATCATCCagtttttgttttaattttcagcGGGAAGACGCCAAGACGGTGGCTCGCGCTCGTCTAGTCGTCTTAGTTGACGAATTGTGCAACGAATATATGTTTTATTTTCTGGTTCTACCTAAAGATGGAAAGTATTACTTGACCATGTTCCAAGTTTGACTGTGAAATCATTGAGTAATACCCGTTGGGAGAGTCGAATCAACAGTGTTAAAGCAATTAGATATcaagtttctcatataaggtcaGCTTTGTCTGAGTTACATCAAGCTTGTGATACCGAACCCAAGGACAAGAgtgatgcaaaaaatttattcaatGTTATTGGTAGCTTTGAGTTTATACTTGGCATGGTTATTtggtatgatattttatttgctgTAAATACTGTGAGCAAGAAGTTGCAATCATCATTCATATGCATCGACTCTGTCTTGCACCAAATTGAAGGTATGGTTCAATACTTTGACAAGTACAGAAATGAAGGGTATGCATCTAGTTTGAACATTGCCAAAGACCTTGCATCTGAAATGGGTGTTGAGCTATCGTTTCCAGTAAAACATCGGGTTCTTAGGaagaaacaatttgatgaaattgattgCAATGAAGAAATACTGTAAGCCAAGAAGGCATttgaagttaattactttttggtcatggttgatatggcaacaacttcattgaaaaatagatttgaagaactccaAGTGTTTCAAGGTATATTCGGGTTTTTACTGAGTTCAAACGCCTTGAAGTCACTGAATAATATTGAACTAACAGATTGCTGcactaaatttgcaaaaactttCTATCTGCATGGTTCATATGATGTggagttaaatgatctaatatCTGAATTAAGGGTTATGCAATTGACTTTGCCGGATAGAACAATGTCTGCTATGgaggtttttgaatttgttagagAAGTGGACTGCTATCCTAATGTTTCTATTGCTTATCGAATCTTATTTACTGTACCTATGACTGTGGCATCGGttgaaagaagcttttcaaagttgaagttattgaagaactatttgagGTCAGTAATGTCTCGAGAAAGGCTAACTGGTTTGGCGACCTTATGCATTGAGAAAAATTTACtatatgagattgatgttgataccatcattagtgacttcGCTTCTGTAAATATTAGAAGAAATTGTTTTAGATGATCTCCACAGGTAAAATTACAAttatatgtaattttattttgtaaGCTTAGCTACATTCATTGTGTCTAACATGTATAATCATattcttatatttgttttagatttatgataAGCTGGCTTCTGATTTCAAGTTGGGTGATGGAGTCGTGATTGCTAATCTTGGTGCTGATAAATACAGAGATTTGACTGAGAAGTATGTCTTTATTTTACTCTATCATATAGTCATATGTCTCGTCTACATCTTATTTTCGCTGTTTATGTTATTGTATACTGGggtatgctattttttctatatgaTACATACAACTGCTAtttatttgatataaaaaataacattaTTGCTTTGAGCTACTGTGGTAcgtaaatattttaaaatatatatttaatagaactttatttttaatctcgtcCCGAGCCACCAAATATCAGAATCAGCCTAAACTATCTGTTTCATGGTCGAACAGGAACAGCTAGCCCAAACGAAGTTTCCACGGATGCCGGAGGAAGATCACGCGGCCAAGGTTTgatttaccgaccggagctcggttaccgagctccggcggtaaccgaaaatgcgcgataaccgcggttaccggtcaaaaattcaaaaaaattcggagaaaattcattcggcaaattttaaatttttgcgaaaaaatcatgtttttgccctctcggtaaccgagcagtttgggtcggttaccgagcggtttgggtcggtaaccgctcggttttctcgatttatcgagcggttttatcgaatttcagcgcagttcaacaaaaaacctaaaaaagggttcaatcttgtaaaatcaataactaattcatccgagcttcaaatcaagtgaaacaaattttgttggcttccttgtaacatgatatacatgataaaagtatttatactcataaaaaagttcaaaattttctgtgagaaattttatttgttaaaccaaggtaaatgcatagtttactctttgctaatccaaaaatcatgaaactaattttgttagtcttcttacatgatcctatatcttttaaaaatatatgaactcatgaattagttattgtaacatgcatgattgtgtaaatgtgttgcgactagattaattcataactgacccatcacaccttaaaaattagtgaaaaccactttcattagcttatttatattatgatttacgtagaaaaataatagtagacatgaaaaaattaattacagtgatgtttcttaacatattcactttatgcttgtgaactttgtaaaaatcatagagaatttaataaaactctaaataaagtgaaatcaattttaaagattctcttaaaatacgttttatacaagaaaaatatgtgtttatatgttacacttttccttaacatgagttaataattgagccgcgcgcttcaatttttttcatttttttaaactttctccctacagaatatgatgcaaacgacattatttttgaaattttttttcacagaagttcttagaattatgtctagttttttttaagattttttttgaagtttttttaaatttttttattttttcaaattttttgaattcaaatttcagttaccgagcggtttttgaaatcggaccggaccgggaagatcggtaaccgtgatttttgagcggttaccgacggttttttaaccACGCGGCTCGGCTAGCAGGGCCCATGCAGATGCAGGCAGGTGCTGCGAAACGGCTCCGTTGCTTCCGGCGCCGCAGCAGTTTTGAGTTCGACGCGTTGAGAGCTTGGACGgggcgtcgtcctcctcccgtCGCAAGTTGCCAAGCTGGGAAAGGAAGTAGGGAGCGGACGCAGCACAGGTCCCATGCGTGGCGCGCTCTTGACCGGACCGGAGCGACACAACGCCCGGCGGCGCACCGAGATTTTTTTGGGCCCGCTCTGACCGATTCGTCAACAGCAGGTGGGCCCGGCCGAGCCGTGGGACGTGCCTGCAGCTTCAACGACGGGTCGTCCCATCATATGATATGGCTCATGCATAAGTGTCAAGGTCAAGTCACAGTTGCGATCAAGGGTAGGAATATATGGGTTTTCATGAGATTCCGTTGGGTTCTTATTTGTATTAGCTATTTGATTCGTATGATTTGTGTTTCGGGATATGTAGCATAATCTTTTGGTACTATGAGATTTTTTACTGAAGAATTTTTACGAGATCTTGATCTATACTGTTATTTCCTAATCTAACAGCCGATACCTGTAATTAAAAAGAATAAGATGGTATGTGATATGAAAAAAAGATCTTTCTTTGTGACCGAGAATTTTCTTCCAACCTTTTGAATTAGCTAACTAAGCACGGACTCTACGTAGACACGACTACTTCACTAGTACGTTGTTTTCGATCCGCGGTGAGCCGCTGGTTTAACCTTGTCCAACCATGCAACGAACCTAATCCGTAATTTCTTTTTCCCTGGAGGAATCAATGCCTGCAAGTTGTGAAGAAAAATGCAGGGCTGCAAGTTGTGGACTTTTACACACGACCCAGGTCGGGAACTCCCATCGGTCGAAAGAGTGGTCCAAGCCTCCAACTGACGGAAAAACTCCCGTATTCCCGTCCGCCGCGAAGGCGCGGGGCACCCCGGCTCGTCCCACTCGCCCCAAACTAGTCTTCCAGCCCGCCAAAAAGCACCCAGATCTGGAGGACGACCGCACGTGGACGAACCCACGTACTCGCTCGTCATGTCACGCAATCATGCTTTATCCCCCTATAAATCCCGCCACTTCTCGCTCGTTTTCTCCATAGGACACGACTGAGCCCACGAACAAGAAGCCATCGGATCACTCGCCCGCCGCTCTCCAGCTCCAGCACCGATCAATCTCGTCGGACTAACACCGCACCCGTGCacccaggggcggatccagggcccgtgctgggggctgcagcacgggCCCAGCCCAGGAAGCCTAGAGTAAGTAgaggaaaattcagaaaaaaatgcatcattTTAGCCCACAAGCCCAGGAAGCccagagaaagaaataaaaaattcagaaaaaatacATCATTTTAGCCCATAAACTATGAATTTGGTCCAATAACAAGAGGCCCAGCACCCCCCTTGGCATtgggctggatccgcccctgcgtGCACCATGGTGTGGAGAAAGAAGAGCGGCGGCGGCCTGTCGCCCGGTCGCGGGGCAGGCGCCGACGAGGAGGATAAGGTTCCGAGAGGGCACGTCCCGATGGTCGCCGGAGGCAAGGAAGGCGAGGGCGAGCGCGTGCTGGTGCCGGTGAGGCTTCTCAGCGACCCCAGCATCGCGGAGCTGCTGGACATGGCAGCGCAGCGGTACGGGTACGGCCAGCCGGGCGTGCTGCGGGTCCCCTGCGACGCGGAACACTTCCGACGGGTCGTCGACGGCGCCATGCACAGATGCGGGATCAGCTCGGCGTGAGTGATGAGCTGGCCAGGCTGTGAcgacggaggaggcggaggacgcGCCTCAGTGCGCGGCGAGCTAGCTATACATCAACAGTAATTTCTACACAGATAGATGATTCATTTATTCTTTAATAGATCGACCAAATCTTTTGCTGGACGCGTGGAAAATCTGCAGTGTTAGACTGCCATTTTGGTTCCCCACGTTTAGTCTCCTCTTACTCACTGctgtaaaaaatataaaagtatcgattgaaaaataattttagtacCGATTTTTTAATCGGTATTTTTTACTCGACACTTGATTGATCACTTGACATAGTAACTCAATATCATTATCTGTTCAAACACTTGGTCGATTGGCCCAGAAATTTATGTGTTCATCGGGTGTCTCTAGCTCGATATTTGGCCCAAGAGGGTGTTTGTAGACACTGACAGAGATAAAAGCGTTATTTATAATTAAGTCTCAAGCATGCCATTCAGTTTTGAGTATCATACATGCATAAATTACATACTTGGAAATAGTTCGAGGTTGTGTTTGAAATTCCTTGGAGCGTGCAAAAGTTTTGGATCATGGTATTAAAAATTGGGGTGACATATTTTGGGGAATCACTAGGAGGCCCCATCAAAAAGCATTGCCTCCGTCTTGCTCCTCCCCTCTCACCACCGAACAGCCTTATATAGTCACACCGCCTGCCACCCTCCATGAAGAAGCGCGGCCAGTTGCCCCAACTCCACTCCTGCTTTTCTTTTCAGATCTGGTTCCACTGCTGTCGCCACCACGGAGCCACCTCTCCTAGCTCATATGCTTCACGATCAGCGTAGTGGATCGTGAAGGATTTAATTTGAATCTGACACACGCTGAGTCGATCAAGGAATTGAATCTGTTATGCTTGTTCTTCGTGTTCATGCGAGCAGGTATTCTTGTTGCCTAAGCAGATGTTAATTTTGTGGTTGCCTAGCACATGTTTGATAGAATGCTGCACTACTCCAAATATGTGGGTTCACTGAGCAGATTTGAGTTTTCATTATGTGATTAGTTTCACGAAAAAGATAATGATTGATTGGATTAGGCCCTGGTGAATGAAGTGGCAGTAGTTCCctgccttttttcttttggaccactaaacttttttctttttcagaacaTGAGCACTTAATTCTTGTCCATTAGCACAACTACGTACTAGGTTGCAACTGCCTGTTTACAAGTCACTTAGTATATTGATAGTAATCTATCAAGATGTTTGAAACATGATTTGTGTTGTCTTAGCCACACAGATATATACCTCACTTCTTATTTTCTTATTCACTTTGACTCAACATTGCAAGAGTCATTTGGATGGTATTTAAGTGCAATATATGGCAATGCGACTAGTTCTTCATTGCTGCTTCTCTTCCATTGATTTCTTTTTGATGAGTGtattgatgcttcttctcactAGTCATTATTACTACTTGCAAAGAAAAACAATGGGGCACAATTGCTCGATATTCGTTTGGATAAAATCTGAGATTATGACTTCTGACCTTAGTTAGATGTGAGAATTGCAAATTTCAAATGGTGAATTGATAGATTAGCCTAACATGAACATTTTGTTTCCTCTCTTTATATGGAATGGATGAGCTGATTTCTCATTGAGTAAGTTGTGAAAGTATTGAAAGATTGAATGGAGTGTCAATATGTTGCTGCCTTGTTGGTACAGTCGGTTGAAAGCCAACTGTTAGATGACTTCGTTCTCAGTGGTACTTGTTGGCTCCGTATTTAGAAATTTATCACAGTAAAATACAAAAGCTTTGCCAACCTTACCACTAATTTATGCACCTTGATCTTTTTTCCTTCTGCTTTTCATGgcttggagatggagaagttaTCTGTGGACTGGATATggctttgttttttcttcttatggAAGTGTATAGCTGATGTAAATTTTGTATGGATGTAAacaaatgtacaaatatttctTTCGGGAATGAGTATAATAAATTAGAAATTGTCATATTGAAGCTTTACATTGTGCCTTTTGTATATAGCTTCTGATAAATTCATTGTAGAAATAGAAtattgaataatattttttataatacttTCATATCTTTATGACAATATATTGTCATAAATCTTACATGGTAAGCTTGCAACACACGCGAAAGTGGCAATTTATTTGCATCATAGAATGTATTTATCAATGACGATTACATTTTTGTCACAAAATATATGACTGCTCGGGTGGGCAGCTGGGGTCCTACATTTGTGACGATGCGAGTAAATTTCATCACAAAATATATTGTATGATGCACTATTTATGATGACCCTTGTGATGCTCATTTTTTGtcacaaaatagttttcatgaCAAAAATCCAACCTTCCGTGATGTTTTGGCATTGTCATATAACATCAATTTTGTTGTAGTGGGGTCTCTGCGTTGGCTGGGCAGCTAGCCCGTGTGTGTTCGCTGTCGACCGA of Phragmites australis chromosome 3, lpPhrAust1.1, whole genome shotgun sequence contains these proteins:
- the LOC133911183 gene encoding auxin-responsive protein SAUR71-like; the protein is MVWRKKSGGGLSPGRGAGADEEDKVPRGHVPMVAGGKEGEGERVLVPVRLLSDPSIAELLDMAAQRYGYGQPGVLRVPCDAEHFRRVVDGAMHRCGISSA